A DNA window from Aphelocoma coerulescens isolate FSJ_1873_10779 chromosome 7, UR_Acoe_1.0, whole genome shotgun sequence contains the following coding sequences:
- the NAB1 gene encoding NGFI-A-binding protein 1 isoform X2, whose translation MASALPRTLGELQLYRILQKANLLFYFDAFIQQGGDDVQQLCEAGEEEFLEIMALVGMASKPLHVRRLQKALRDWVTNPGLFNQPLTSLPVSSIPIYKLPEGSPAWLGISCSSYERNSSTREPHLKIPKCAATTCVQSVGTSKSDVVGSLSLQSSSEPRLWQGHHTTESEHSLSPADLGSPASPKENSETLDAAAALSVAECVERMVPSLPKSDSNEVKELLKTNKKLAKMIGHIFEMSDDDPHKEEEIRKYSAIYGRFDSKRKDGKHLTLHELTVNEAAAQLCVKDNALLTRRDELFALARQISREVTYKYTYRTTKSKCGERDELSPKRIKIEDGYPDFQDTVQTLYQQDKMPLALAKGKSEDPTALNSQSEKVMAKQMEFLCNQAALERRLSTGCYRQNSEEHSPNGMSLDNADGQGERPLNLRMSNVPSRQMQHISLDGEQHVGKSLCSDLIRLYPSEGLGILKDFPHSAFNNIERKVIKTEPEDTR comes from the exons ATGGCGTCAGCTCTACCCAGAACCCTCGGAGAACTGCAGCTGTATCGAATACTACAAAAAGCAAATCTCTTATTCTACTTCGATGCCTTCATTCAGCAGGGTGGTGATGAtgtccagcagctctgtgaagCAGGGGAAGAGGAGTTTTTGGAGATAATGGCTCTCGTAGGCATGGCTAGCAAGCCACTTCATGTCCGACGGCTGCAGAAGGCTTTGAGGGACTGGGTCACAAACCCTGGCCTTTTTAACCAGCCTCTCACCTCCTTACCAGTCAGCAGCATTCCAATATATAAGCTGCCAGAAGGGTCTCCTGCGTGGCTGGGGATATCCTGCAGCAGCTATGAAAGGAACAGCAGCACCAGAGAGCCTCACCTGAAGATTCCGAAATGCGCTGCCACGACGTGCGTGCAGAGCGTGGGCACGAGCAAATCTGATGTGGTGGGGAGCTTatcactgcagagcagcagtgaaCCGAGACTCTGGCAAGGACACCACACCACAGAGAGTGAGCACAGCCTTTCCCCGGCTGACCTTGGCTCTCCAGCCTCACCAAAGGAAAACAGCGAGAccctggatgctgctgctgctctgtcagTTGCTGAATGTGTAGAACGTATGGTTCCCTCCCTGCCCAAAAGTGACTCCAATGAAGTCAAGGAGTTACTGAAAACAAATAAGAAACTGGCAAAGATGATTGGTCACATCTTTGAGATGAGTGACGATGACCCTCACAAAGAGGAGGAGATCAGGAAGTACAGTGCAATATATGGCAGATTTGACTCGAAAAGAAAGGATGGCAAGCATCTCACCCTCCATGAG CTAACAGTTAATGAAGCAGCTGCCCAGCTGTGTGTGAAAGATAATGCCTTGTTGACCAGGAGAGATGAGCTCTTCGCCCTGGCCCGGCAAATCTCTCGGGAGGTCACCTACAAGTACACCTACAGGACCACCAA ATCTAAATGTGGAGAAAGGGATGAGCTGTCACCAAAGAGAATCAAGATAGAG GATGGTTATCCAGATTTCCAGGACACAGTCCAGACGCTCTATCAGCAAGACAAAATGCCACTTGCTTTGGCTAAAGGAAAGAGTGAAGACCCAACAGCTCTTAATTCCCAG tcGGAAAAGGTGATGGCAAAACAGATGGAGTTTCTCTGCAACCAGGCAGCGTTAGAGAGACGTCTTTCCACAGGGTGTTACAGGCAGAACTCGGAAGAGCACAGCCCCAATGGCATGTCATTAGATAATGCTGATGGACAAG GTGAAAGACCACTGAACCTCCGAATGTCCAACGTGCCAAGCAGACAGATGCAGCACATTTCACTTGATGGAGAGCAGCACGTTGGGAAATCTCTGTGCAGTGATTTGATCCGGCTTTACCCCAGTG AAGGCCTTGgtattttaaaggattttccTCATTCAGCTTTTAACAACATCGAAAGGAAGGTCATAAAAACAGAACCCGAAGACACAAGATAG
- the NAB1 gene encoding NGFI-A-binding protein 1 isoform X1, with product MASALPRTLGELQLYRILQKANLLFYFDAFIQQGGDDVQQLCEAGEEEFLEIMALVGMASKPLHVRRLQKALRDWVTNPGLFNQPLTSLPVSSIPIYKLPEGSPAWLGISCSSYERNSSTREPHLKIPKCAATTCVQSVGTSKSDVVGSLSLQSSSEPRLWQGHHTTESEHSLSPADLGSPASPKENSETLDAAAALSVAECVERMVPSLPKSDSNEVKELLKTNKKLAKMIGHIFEMSDDDPHKEEEIRKYSAIYGRFDSKRKDGKHLTLHELTVNEAAAQLCVKDNALLTRRDELFALARQISREVTYKYTYRTTKSKCGERDELSPKRIKIEDGYPDFQDTVQTLYQQDKMPLALAKGKSEDPTALNSQSEKVMAKQMEFLCNQAALERRLSTGCYRQNSEEHSPNGMSLDNADGQGERPLNLRMSNVPSRQMQHISLDGEQHVGKSLCSDLIRLYPSGEAKSQSSEGLGILKDFPHSAFNNIERKVIKTEPEDTR from the exons ATGGCGTCAGCTCTACCCAGAACCCTCGGAGAACTGCAGCTGTATCGAATACTACAAAAAGCAAATCTCTTATTCTACTTCGATGCCTTCATTCAGCAGGGTGGTGATGAtgtccagcagctctgtgaagCAGGGGAAGAGGAGTTTTTGGAGATAATGGCTCTCGTAGGCATGGCTAGCAAGCCACTTCATGTCCGACGGCTGCAGAAGGCTTTGAGGGACTGGGTCACAAACCCTGGCCTTTTTAACCAGCCTCTCACCTCCTTACCAGTCAGCAGCATTCCAATATATAAGCTGCCAGAAGGGTCTCCTGCGTGGCTGGGGATATCCTGCAGCAGCTATGAAAGGAACAGCAGCACCAGAGAGCCTCACCTGAAGATTCCGAAATGCGCTGCCACGACGTGCGTGCAGAGCGTGGGCACGAGCAAATCTGATGTGGTGGGGAGCTTatcactgcagagcagcagtgaaCCGAGACTCTGGCAAGGACACCACACCACAGAGAGTGAGCACAGCCTTTCCCCGGCTGACCTTGGCTCTCCAGCCTCACCAAAGGAAAACAGCGAGAccctggatgctgctgctgctctgtcagTTGCTGAATGTGTAGAACGTATGGTTCCCTCCCTGCCCAAAAGTGACTCCAATGAAGTCAAGGAGTTACTGAAAACAAATAAGAAACTGGCAAAGATGATTGGTCACATCTTTGAGATGAGTGACGATGACCCTCACAAAGAGGAGGAGATCAGGAAGTACAGTGCAATATATGGCAGATTTGACTCGAAAAGAAAGGATGGCAAGCATCTCACCCTCCATGAG CTAACAGTTAATGAAGCAGCTGCCCAGCTGTGTGTGAAAGATAATGCCTTGTTGACCAGGAGAGATGAGCTCTTCGCCCTGGCCCGGCAAATCTCTCGGGAGGTCACCTACAAGTACACCTACAGGACCACCAA ATCTAAATGTGGAGAAAGGGATGAGCTGTCACCAAAGAGAATCAAGATAGAG GATGGTTATCCAGATTTCCAGGACACAGTCCAGACGCTCTATCAGCAAGACAAAATGCCACTTGCTTTGGCTAAAGGAAAGAGTGAAGACCCAACAGCTCTTAATTCCCAG tcGGAAAAGGTGATGGCAAAACAGATGGAGTTTCTCTGCAACCAGGCAGCGTTAGAGAGACGTCTTTCCACAGGGTGTTACAGGCAGAACTCGGAAGAGCACAGCCCCAATGGCATGTCATTAGATAATGCTGATGGACAAG GTGAAAGACCACTGAACCTCCGAATGTCCAACGTGCCAAGCAGACAGATGCAGCACATTTCACTTGATGGAGAGCAGCACGTTGGGAAATCTCTGTGCAGTGATTTGATCCGGCTTTACCCCAGTGGTGAGGCAAAGTCCCAGTCCTCGG AAGGCCTTGgtattttaaaggattttccTCATTCAGCTTTTAACAACATCGAAAGGAAGGTCATAAAAACAGAACCCGAAGACACAAGATAG